CAGTGTGTTTGTCACAGTGTTTTTCCTCCGAATAAAGTATTTTCCCTCCAAATAAATCGATGAGTTTATCGCTGTATTGATCCAAATAGTCGGCGTCGTGTGTACCGTAATCCGGCGAGTTGCAGGTGGCACAGTACTTGTTTTGTCGCCTACCGCTAATTTGCAGTCGCAGGAATTCGCGGCGCGTGCCGCCGTTCCAAATCTCGCTGAAACTCTCGCGCAGGATATTGCCGAAGATCACGGGAGCTTCGAGCGCACAGCATCGCCGACATTGCCGTCAGGCATAATCACCGCCACATAGAACGGCATGGCGCAAATGTTGACGCTCATCGCTTTTTGGCCCGTGTCTTTACGAGCGTCAAGTCCCCGCCGAGCGTGCCGTGGTCAATCAGTCGCATGACAGGCGCATGACAGGACTAAGGACTACATCCGCGATACACATCATCTACCCAGCCTCTAAACGTTACGTTCGGGTGAACAATCTTCCAATCGGATTCCCCGACCATAACGAACCATGCGTTCGGGATCAACTTGACGACCGCACCGACATAATCGAGAAAATCGTATGGTAACTTCTTATACGTTGGGGATCCTGCATATCCAACTACAAATTCGCCGCTGCGCAAGGAATAACCTGTCTTCGGCTCGATCTCTGTCGGGTCAAAGTCGCCGAAGCCATAAACAAGCGTTGACTTGCCACGAAATTCCGGCAACTTCAACGTTGCGGGCGTGGTCACCATAATATAATCCGCGCGGCCAAGTACGGGAACACCCGCCGCTTTACACCGCTCGATATGATGAAACTTGTGCGGTTCATCAAGCAATAAAATGCTGTGATTATCACCCGCCTGCTACCCAAGACGTGCAATTCCCGAAATCGCCTTGCCCATGCCGCCACCCATATGCGGGGTTAGTTATATGCACACATTCATACGCCGTTCAGTCCTTTTGCTATGTTCTTAAGCTTTTGTTCAAATCCAATGTTCAAATCCAATTGTTGGCACAAAGCCGGTTTCAAGTGTCATCTGTTAAATTGTCCAATAACTGG
This portion of the Synergistaceae bacterium genome encodes:
- a CDS encoding SPASM domain-containing protein; translated protein: MIFGNILRESFSEIWNGGTRREFLRLQISGRRQNKYCATCNSPDYGTHDADYLDQYSDKLIDLFGGKILYSEEKHCDKHTD